Part of the Paenibacillus sp. YPG26 genome, ACGCTATAATTGAAGTATGATAAACTATCCCATATTCTTTAATTTGGTAGCATGGTAGCACTGTACCATGATAAAGCATAAATGATGAAAGCTGATATGAGGTGAACAGGTTGTCTAAACCGAAGGGATTTGAAAAACCAGCCGGCGTCCGGGACTATCTGCCGTATGCGGTAGAACGTCTTCGTGCCATTGAGCGCAGTGTACTGGACTGCATGTCAGGCTGGGGATATCGTCAGATTATGACGCCTACAATGGAATATTACGATACGGTGGGTGTGGCCAGCTCCACATCGGATCAGAAGCTGTTCAAGCTGCTGAATAACAGGGGAACCACGATGGTGCTCCGTTCCGATATGACGGCGCCGATTGCGCGTGTGGTGTCCTCTTTATTGAAGGAAGAGCCGCTGCCGATTCGTCTGTCTTATCATGCGAATGTATACCGGGCGATCGAAGAAGAGGCCGGCCGGGAGTCGGAATTCTTCCAGACTGGTGTAGAGCTTGTGGGTGATGATTCACCCGAAGCGGATGCCGAGGTGGTGGCTCTTGCGGTAGCTTCCTTGCAGGCAGCCGGGGTAACCACCTTCAAGATTGCCCTTGGGCATGTCGGCTTCTTAAATGGGCTGCTGGAAGAAGCGGTGCCTGGTGATGAGGAAGCCCGCGAAGGGCTCAAGCAGGGGCTTCTCCGGCGGGATTACGTAGGTTACCGGGAATCCTTGTCGAAGCTTGCCGTCTCTGATGCGCAGAAGGAAGAACTGAAAGGCATCCTGCGTCTTCGCGGCGGCAAGGAGGTGTGCAGCGAGGCACGTGGTCTCAGCCAAAGCAAGTTGGCGCAAGACTCCATCGATCATCTGTGCAAGGTCTGGGAGGCGCTTGAGGACTACGGTGTGGCTGAGCACGTCCTGATCGATCTTACGATGATCGGGGACTTCTCTTATTACACAGGACTTATCTTCGAGGGTTATGCGGCAGAGCTTGGATTCCCGGTATGCAGCGGCGGTCGTTATGACAACCTGCTTCAGCAGTTCGGGCGTCCTGTTCCGGCAACGGGCTTTGCGCTTAAGACGAACCGGATTCTTGATGGTGTGAACGGAATCCAGGCTGTGCAAAAGCTGCCTGTTCTGGTGCAGTATAATGCTCAAGGACGGAAGTCAGCTCTTCAGGAAGCCGCACGGCTGCGTAGTGAAGGCAAGGCGGTTGTAACTCGGCATGTTCATACGGAAGACGAGCTGCGCACGGTGCAGGAGGCCGCGGAGAAGTACGCGGATATCGTAAATTTTGTGGATTAACAACAGGTTAGGATTGTTGGAGAGAGGCGGGCTGATCTCAATTGGCTGAAATTATAAAAGTAGCGATGCCGAAAGGCCGTATTTATAAAAAAGCATCAGCATTATTCCGGGAAGCGGGGCTGAACATCCCGCTGGACGTGGATGACACGCGCAAGCTGGTTATTCCGCTGCCGGAGGTAGGCATGGAGTTCATCCTGGCCAAGCCGGTCGATGTCCCGACCTACGTGGAGTATGGCGTAGCCGACATCGGGATTGTCGGCAAGGATGTGCTTATGGAAGAGAAGCGGGACGTGTATGAGCTGCTGGATCTCGGGATTGCCCGCTGCCGGATGTCTGTCATTGCCCTTCCGGACTGGAAGCCGGGCATTCAGCAGCGCGTGGCGACCAAGTATCCGAATGTGGCGTCCCAATATTTCAGGGAGCAGGGTCAGCAGGTGGAAGTCATCAAGCTGAACGGATCCATCGAGCTGGCTCCGCTGATTGGGCTAGCGGATCGGATTGTGGACATGGTAGAGACCGGACAGACGCTGCGGGAGAACGGACTTGTGGAGATGGAGAGTATCTTCGAGATCACCAGCCGCCTTGTGGCGAACCGGGTTAGCTACCGGATGAAGAATGCGGAGATTCAGCGTGTATGCGATGCCCTGCAAAAGGTTATAGGCGGGTAGGCGAGGAGTAACGAGGAGGATAAGCGGATGAGAATATTACCAGCACAGGAATTTGATCTGCGGCGTGAAGTGGAGTACGGCTCGCCTGAGCAGAACGAAGCTGTGAAGCAAATTGTATCTGATATCAAAAAAGAAGGCGATGCCGCGCTTCTGCGTTATACCGTGCGCTTTGACGGTATGAAGCTTGAGCCCGCGGACCTCAGAGTCACACGGGAAGAGCTGGAGGCGGCTTACGAGAAGGTTGAGCCTTCTTTTGTTAAAGCCATTGCCGCAGCTGCGGCTAACATTCGCGCCTTTCATCAGAAGGAGAAGCGGAATTCCTGGATGGACCTGCAGCCGGATGGCAGCATTCTGGGTCAGATTATTCGCCCGCTGAAGCGCGTAGGTGTGTATGTCCCTGGCGGTAAGGCAGCTTACCCTTCCTCGGTACTCATGAACGTCATCCCGGCCCAGGTTGCAGGTGTGCCGGAGATCGTGATGGTCACGCCGCCGGCTACAGGCGGCAAGGCGGGCATCGACCCGTATATTCTTGTGGCGGCCGCGGAAGCTGGCGTAAGCGAAATCTACCGGGTCGGCGGAGCCCAGGCGATCGCAGCCTTGGCCTACGGCACCGATACGATCGAGCCGGTGGACAAGATCTGCGGCCCGGGCAACATCTTCGTCGCGCTGGCGAAGCGCGAGGTGTACGGCGCTGTCGATATCGACAGCATGGCTGGTCCGAGCGAGATCGCCGTGCTGGCCGATGGCAGCGCGAACGCGGCCTATGTGGCCGCCGACCTGCTGTCCCAAGCCGAGCATGACGAGATGGCCTCGGCCATTCTCGTGACCACTTCGGCGGACTTTGCAGAGGCGTGCGCAGCTGAGGTGCAGCGCCAGCTGGCAGAGCTGCCGCGGCGGGAGATTGCCGCAGCTTCGATAGACAGCTATGGCGTGATCCTGGTGGTGGATTCCATAGAGGAGGGAATCCAGGTGATTAACCGGCTGGCGCCGGAGCATTTGGAGCTCATGATCGAGGAGCCGATGGCTTACCTGGGACTAGTGGAGAATGCCGGGGCGATCTTCCTGGGTCCGTACAGTTCGGAACCGGTAGGGGATTATTTTGCGGGACCGAATCATATTATTCCGACCAACGGCACAGCGAGATTCTCCTCGCCAGTGGATGTGGATGACTTCATTAAGAAATCCAGCATGATCTACTATAGCAAGCAGGCTCTCCTGGAGAATGGGGAGACCATTATGGAGCTGGCAAGACGGGAAGGGCTCGAGGGTCATGCCCGGGCCATCGAAATCCGGCTTCAGCAGGAAGCCAAGACAGATAGAAAGGCAGGCGAATAAATAATGACAACAGCAAACGAGTCAAACGGTGCACGTGCGCGCGAGGCGAGCATCAGCCGGAAGACGAATGAGACGGATATTAAGCTTAATTTTGCCGTAGACGGAACCGGGGAATCGCGCCTGGAGACAGATGTGCCGTTCCTTAACCACATGCTTGATCTGTTCACGAAGCACGGACAATTCAATCTGGCGGTCGATGCGAAGGGTGACATCGAAATTGACGATCACCATACCGTAGAGGATATCGGAATCTGTCTGGGTCATACGTTACGTGAAGCCTTAGGCGATAAAAGAGGCATCAAGCGGTATGCCAGCGTCTTCGTTCCGATGGACGAAGCGCTCGCGCAGGTTGTGATTGATATCAGCAACCGTCCGCACTTCGAGTATCGCGCGCAGTATCCATCGGCTCAGGTGGGCAGCTTTGACGTGGAGCTGGTGCAGGAGTTCCTGTGGAAGCTGGCGCTGGAAGCGCGGATTACGCTGCATGTTATTGTTCACTACGGACAGAACACGCACCATATGATAGAAGCGGTGTTCAAGGCGCTTGGACGCGCGCTGGACGAAGCGACCAGCCTGGACCCGCGCGTGACGGGCGTACCGTCAACGAAAGGGGTGCTGTAACCCGTGACCATCGCTATTGTCGATTATGGAATGGGCAATCTGCACAGTGTGAGCAAAGCTTGCGAGCGCCTTGGCTTTAGTACGGTGATTACCGGTGACCCTTCGGTTATCATGAATGCCAGCGGTGTGCTATTGCCAGGGGTTGGGGCCTTCGGCGATGCGATGGAGCACCTTCGTGAGAG contains:
- the hisD gene encoding histidinol dehydrogenase, whose protein sequence is MRILPAQEFDLRREVEYGSPEQNEAVKQIVSDIKKEGDAALLRYTVRFDGMKLEPADLRVTREELEAAYEKVEPSFVKAIAAAAANIRAFHQKEKRNSWMDLQPDGSILGQIIRPLKRVGVYVPGGKAAYPSSVLMNVIPAQVAGVPEIVMVTPPATGGKAGIDPYILVAAAEAGVSEIYRVGGAQAIAALAYGTDTIEPVDKICGPGNIFVALAKREVYGAVDIDSMAGPSEIAVLADGSANAAYVAADLLSQAEHDEMASAILVTTSADFAEACAAEVQRQLAELPRREIAAASIDSYGVILVVDSIEEGIQVINRLAPEHLELMIEEPMAYLGLVENAGAIFLGPYSSEPVGDYFAGPNHIIPTNGTARFSSPVDVDDFIKKSSMIYYSKQALLENGETIMELARREGLEGHARAIEIRLQQEAKTDRKAGE
- a CDS encoding ATP phosphoribosyltransferase regulatory subunit, whose translation is MSKPKGFEKPAGVRDYLPYAVERLRAIERSVLDCMSGWGYRQIMTPTMEYYDTVGVASSTSDQKLFKLLNNRGTTMVLRSDMTAPIARVVSSLLKEEPLPIRLSYHANVYRAIEEEAGRESEFFQTGVELVGDDSPEADAEVVALAVASLQAAGVTTFKIALGHVGFLNGLLEEAVPGDEEAREGLKQGLLRRDYVGYRESLSKLAVSDAQKEELKGILRLRGGKEVCSEARGLSQSKLAQDSIDHLCKVWEALEDYGVAEHVLIDLTMIGDFSYYTGLIFEGYAAELGFPVCSGGRYDNLLQQFGRPVPATGFALKTNRILDGVNGIQAVQKLPVLVQYNAQGRKSALQEAARLRSEGKAVVTRHVHTEDELRTVQEAAEKYADIVNFVD
- the hisB gene encoding imidazoleglycerol-phosphate dehydratase HisB, giving the protein MTTANESNGARAREASISRKTNETDIKLNFAVDGTGESRLETDVPFLNHMLDLFTKHGQFNLAVDAKGDIEIDDHHTVEDIGICLGHTLREALGDKRGIKRYASVFVPMDEALAQVVIDISNRPHFEYRAQYPSAQVGSFDVELVQEFLWKLALEARITLHVIVHYGQNTHHMIEAVFKALGRALDEATSLDPRVTGVPSTKGVL
- the hisG gene encoding ATP phosphoribosyltransferase codes for the protein MAEIIKVAMPKGRIYKKASALFREAGLNIPLDVDDTRKLVIPLPEVGMEFILAKPVDVPTYVEYGVADIGIVGKDVLMEEKRDVYELLDLGIARCRMSVIALPDWKPGIQQRVATKYPNVASQYFREQGQQVEVIKLNGSIELAPLIGLADRIVDMVETGQTLRENGLVEMESIFEITSRLVANRVSYRMKNAEIQRVCDALQKVIGG